ATTTTCAGATGGTCTATTGACAGGTATGGATATTTATATTTTTCGAGCAATTTTTGGGCAAGTGCAGTTTTGCCTGTATGCGATGCTCCTGTAATTAAAATAATCATTATCTCACCTACAAATTCTAATTTATCGGTTAGTTGTATTATAGCATAACTTGACCAACAAACAATGAAAAGCTGTTTTTTAATTGCTTTTTGTTTTAATATTTCTGATAAGAGGTTGTTTGCCTCGCCACGCAAAAGCATATTTGCCGTATTTTTCTTTAAATTCTTTGTTGGTCATATTTTCAAGCTCATTCAGATTTAAAATTATCCTATTATCCCCTGCTACTGCAATTTTTTTATTCATAGGACATACGTTTATACATATATCACAACCCCATATACTATTCCCT
The Oscillospiraceae bacterium genome window above contains:
- a CDS encoding adenylate kinase; the protein is MIILITGASHTGKTALAQKLLEKYKYPYLSIDHLK